A stretch of the Haloarcula ordinaria genome encodes the following:
- a CDS encoding DUF402 domain-containing protein → MTVRVRGIYATALTHLLTEADVDVVQASGPIQDRFDADFPTEHAAVAVETTSDEQGVGVVGDPDQVGAVLDRLTDLGRDTLWWDAPLPEGAVYAGEVTETLGSGAVVDCGDGEGFLPYSNATDRVDTGDRVRVQVVDSSAPWTDGRPVLSTTLAVRGELLTLTRGRSNTTAAGGPAMLDVIDADPREGWGISWEPASDDADFGALADALTAANERAEALDAALDDAAPAAEAAPTKYAGAGRTVWVWFGRESRFALDEQRRAVTATMAGHHRVKAGDRAASAAVDYVEALCSDPGADDETDFPFAVTARQFGPRAGGSLALGHGKPDGRLITLGKGDVESVDSDGTVTIEREMTGGGTYDALGTPKESGDVARTTVKEGRWWYPTTYRGSDGTSKGTYVNVCTPVEIFPDVARYVDLHVDVVKYPDGTVERVDDDELAAAVEAGDVPEDLASRARAVAKAVESALN, encoded by the coding sequence ATGACGGTCAGGGTCAGGGGCATCTACGCGACGGCGCTGACCCACCTGCTGACCGAAGCAGACGTCGACGTGGTGCAAGCCTCCGGGCCGATACAGGACCGGTTCGACGCCGACTTCCCCACCGAACACGCGGCCGTCGCCGTCGAGACGACCAGCGACGAGCAGGGCGTGGGCGTCGTCGGTGACCCGGACCAGGTCGGGGCAGTCCTGGACCGCCTGACGGACCTCGGCCGGGACACGCTGTGGTGGGACGCCCCGCTTCCCGAGGGCGCGGTGTACGCGGGCGAAGTGACCGAGACGCTGGGGAGCGGTGCAGTCGTCGACTGCGGCGACGGCGAGGGATTCCTCCCCTACTCGAACGCCACCGACCGGGTCGACACCGGCGACCGCGTGCGCGTCCAGGTCGTCGACAGCAGCGCGCCGTGGACGGACGGGCGGCCGGTGCTTTCGACCACGCTCGCCGTCCGCGGCGAGTTGCTGACGCTCACGCGCGGCCGCTCGAACACGACCGCTGCTGGTGGGCCAGCGATGCTGGACGTCATCGACGCCGACCCCCGCGAAGGCTGGGGCATCTCCTGGGAACCGGCGAGCGACGACGCCGACTTCGGGGCGCTCGCCGACGCACTGACTGCGGCCAACGAACGGGCCGAGGCACTCGATGCGGCGCTGGACGACGCGGCACCGGCCGCGGAGGCGGCACCCACGAAATACGCCGGCGCCGGTCGGACGGTGTGGGTGTGGTTCGGCCGCGAGAGCCGGTTCGCGCTCGACGAGCAGCGCCGCGCGGTCACGGCGACGATGGCAGGCCACCACCGCGTCAAGGCAGGCGACCGGGCCGCCAGCGCGGCCGTCGACTACGTCGAGGCGCTGTGTTCAGACCCCGGGGCCGACGACGAGACGGACTTCCCCTTCGCCGTGACGGCCCGCCAGTTCGGGCCACGGGCGGGCGGGTCGCTGGCGCTGGGCCACGGCAAGCCCGACGGCCGACTCATCACGCTGGGCAAGGGCGACGTCGAGTCCGTCGACTCCGACGGGACGGTGACCATCGAGCGCGAGATGACGGGCGGCGGTACCTACGACGCGCTGGGCACGCCGAAGGAGTCCGGCGACGTCGCCCGGACGACGGTCAAGGAAGGCCGCTGGTGGTACCCGACGACCTACCGGGGCAGCGACGGGACATCGAAAGGCACCTACGTCAACGTCTGTACGCCCGTCGAGATATTCCCGGACGTCGCCCGCTACGTCGACCTGCACGTCGACGTCGTCAAGTACCCCGACGGCACGGTCGAACGCGTCGACGACGACGAACTGGCGGCTGCTGTCGAGGCCGGCGACGTCCCCGAGGACCTCGCCTCGCGAGCACGAGCTGTCGCAAAGGCCGTCGAGAGCGCACTGAACTAG
- a CDS encoding DUF7532 family protein translates to MHFTQREQQALREAGVAQETIETASAAVVESTGEAAADLEAFFDGRETVYSDIDLAHSDSDIQEHTVEYLDLFTHADDIRGYLRFDTWGVPVEGGRVLSDGAVELSLGPTVDSRVRFAGREDAL, encoded by the coding sequence ATGCACTTCACACAGCGCGAACAGCAGGCGCTCCGTGAGGCCGGGGTGGCCCAGGAGACCATCGAGACGGCGTCCGCGGCCGTTGTCGAGTCGACCGGTGAGGCGGCCGCCGACCTGGAGGCGTTCTTCGACGGGCGGGAGACGGTCTACTCCGATATAGACCTCGCACACAGTGATAGCGATATCCAGGAACACACCGTCGAGTATCTGGACCTGTTCACGCACGCCGACGACATCCGGGGCTACCTCCGGTTCGACACCTGGGGCGTCCCCGTCGAGGGCGGCCGCGTCCTGAGTGATGGCGCCGTCGAGCTGTCGCTTGGGCCGACGGTCGATTCGCGCGTCCGCTTCGCCGGCCGAGAGGACGCGCTATGA
- a CDS encoding preprotein translocase subunit Sec61beta, translating to MSSNSGGLMSSAGLVRYFDAEDTNTIRVDPRTIVAFGLLFGILMLVLNAMA from the coding sequence ATGAGCAGCAACAGCGGCGGACTGATGTCCAGTGCCGGACTCGTCCGGTACTTCGACGCCGAAGACACGAACACCATCCGGGTCGACCCGCGAACCATCGTCGCGTTCGGGCTCCTCTTCGGTATCCTGATGCTCGTGCTGAACGCGATGGCCTGA
- a CDS encoding DUF192 domain-containing protein has translation MERRALAAVLAVVAVLVLAVVVLQSGLWVSVLGVGQYEEGTVTVREGTATETASTTQTATATPDADATTVSVQDDATTGEVLGSVEVRIADTFQQRYVGLSETASMGPDEGMLFVHDDEERHAYVMRNMSFELDIIFIAANGTITTIHHASLPPEGTSNEELERYEGRGLYVLEVNRGWANRTGVTVGDRVELPDAAT, from the coding sequence ATGGAACGCCGTGCGCTCGCGGCCGTCCTCGCGGTCGTCGCCGTGCTCGTCCTCGCGGTCGTCGTCCTCCAGTCGGGCCTGTGGGTGTCCGTGCTCGGCGTCGGCCAGTACGAGGAGGGAACGGTGACCGTCCGCGAGGGAACCGCGACCGAGACCGCGTCCACGACGCAAACGGCGACTGCCACACCCGATGCCGACGCGACCACGGTCTCGGTGCAGGACGACGCGACCACCGGCGAGGTGCTCGGGAGCGTCGAGGTCCGCATCGCCGACACCTTCCAGCAGCGTTACGTCGGCCTCAGCGAGACGGCGTCGATGGGTCCCGACGAGGGGATGCTGTTCGTCCACGACGACGAGGAGCGCCACGCCTACGTCATGCGGAACATGTCCTTCGAGCTCGACATCATCTTCATCGCCGCGAACGGCACCATCACGACGATTCACCACGCTTCCCTACCGCCCGAGGGGACGAGCAACGAGGAACTCGAACGCTACGAGGGCCGCGGACTGTACGTCCTGGAGGTCAACCGCGGGTGGGCCAACCGCACCGGCGTGACCGTCGGTGACCGGGTCGAACTGCCCGACGCCGCGACGTAG